A genomic stretch from Chloroflexota bacterium includes:
- the rsmA gene encoding 16S rRNA (adenine(1518)-N(6)/adenine(1519)-N(6))-dimethyltransferase RsmA, with protein sequence MSGPLAPERLVPPTPGQLRRLLAAERLRPRKALSQNFLTDAAALDAIVAAAELVPGDRVVEVGPGLGVLTRRLLAAGATVLAVELDPRLAAYLRRELSGAAGFELIEADALSLHPRECFPGEDFKLVANIPYHITSPLLHAFLEGDRPPQLAVLLVQAEVAARVAAAAGQMSYLSVFVQNVTDAEIVGRVDAAAFEPPPEVDSAILRLRRRATPQVAAGPGREPFYRLVQAGFRQRRKQLHNALGRELPVPRTALETAFAACGIDSERRAQTLALGEWDCLRGHLVPLLDTTTAGDD encoded by the coding sequence GTGAGCGGCCCGCTTGCGCCCGAGCGGCTCGTGCCGCCGACGCCGGGTCAGCTGCGCCGCCTCCTGGCCGCCGAGCGGCTGCGGCCGCGCAAGGCGCTCAGCCAGAACTTCCTGACCGACGCCGCCGCCCTCGACGCGATCGTGGCCGCGGCCGAGCTGGTGCCGGGGGACCGGGTGGTGGAGGTGGGGCCCGGGCTCGGGGTGCTCACCCGCCGCCTGCTGGCCGCTGGCGCAACCGTGCTGGCGGTGGAGCTCGATCCGCGCCTGGCCGCGTACCTGCGGCGGGAGCTGAGCGGGGCCGCCGGATTCGAGCTGATCGAGGCCGATGCGCTCTCGCTCCATCCCCGCGAATGCTTCCCGGGCGAGGACTTCAAGCTGGTCGCCAACATCCCGTACCACATCACCAGCCCGCTGCTGCATGCCTTCCTGGAGGGCGATCGGCCTCCGCAGCTGGCAGTCCTCCTGGTGCAGGCCGAGGTGGCGGCGCGGGTGGCGGCCGCCGCGGGCCAGATGAGCTACCTGTCGGTCTTCGTCCAGAACGTGACCGATGCCGAGATCGTCGGCCGCGTGGACGCCGCCGCCTTCGAGCCGCCTCCCGAGGTCGACTCCGCCATCCTCCGGTTGCGCCGCCGCGCCACGCCCCAGGTCGCGGCGGGGCCGGGACGAGAGCCGTTCTATCGGCTGGTCCAGGCGGGCTTCCGCCAGCGACGCAAGCAGCTCCACAACGCGCTCGGACGGGAGCTGCCCGTGCCGCGGACGGCGTTAGAGACCGCGTTCGCGGCGTGCGGCATCGACTCGGAGCGCCGGGCGCAGACCCTGGCCCTCGGTGAGTGGGACTGCCTCCGCGGGCATCTCGTACCGCTTCTCGATACGACGACGGCGGGCGACGATTGA
- the tsaB gene encoding tRNA (adenosine(37)-N6)-threonylcarbamoyltransferase complex dimerization subunit type 1 TsaB, which produces MIIAIESASSDPSLALTAGDGVAFATDGWAGEGRQASELLPRLLVLLARAGRDLREATAVAVGVGPGSFTGLRVSMSLAKGMALALRVPVVGIPSLEAWLEAEPRAAAAIVRAGAQDAYLLTRGTAEPQIVAASDLRALVGGSPLAAPSELALAFGLSGTLPPHEAAAAVGRLAAARLSLVPGGDDLARLEPWYLRAARGVTSSEAVSRWP; this is translated from the coding sequence ATGATCATCGCCATCGAGAGCGCCTCCAGCGATCCGTCGCTCGCGCTGACCGCAGGGGATGGTGTCGCCTTCGCCACCGACGGCTGGGCCGGCGAGGGACGCCAGGCAAGCGAGCTGTTGCCGCGCCTGCTGGTCCTGCTGGCGCGCGCCGGGCGCGACCTGCGCGAGGCGACCGCGGTCGCAGTCGGCGTGGGACCCGGCTCGTTCACCGGCCTGCGCGTATCGATGAGCCTGGCCAAGGGGATGGCCCTGGCCCTGCGCGTGCCCGTGGTCGGCATCCCCAGCCTCGAGGCCTGGCTCGAGGCCGAGCCGCGCGCCGCGGCTGCGATCGTCCGGGCCGGGGCGCAGGACGCTTACCTGCTCACGCGCGGCACCGCGGAGCCGCAGATCGTCGCAGCATCCGACCTCCGGGCTCTGGTCGGCGGGTCGCCGCTGGCGGCTCCATCCGAGCTTGCCCTGGCCTTCGGCCTGTCCGGAACGCTTCCACCGCACGAGGCCGCGGCTGCCGTCGGGCGACTGGCGGCGGCGCGGCTCTCCCTGGTTCCGGGCGGGGACGATCTGGCGCGACTCGAGCCGTGGTACCTCCGGGCCGCAAGGGGTGTCACATCCTCGGAGGCGGTGAGCCGATGGCCGTGA
- the alr gene encoding alanine racemase, producing MSLAPARSPHRAWIEVDHDALVGNLVALRRLAGDQMSVIAVVKANAYGHGAIAVSRTLLDHGVERLAVATLGEALQLRNAGIEAPILVLWALGAPEAERAVAADLEPVVYDEAGIELLERAAAALGRRSSVQLKIDSGLGRQGSDPGVAVELALRITRSRQLHLSGTFSHLAVPGEDEAYTDVQVLRLAQALDAMRSAGVDPGIVHLAATGGVLAGSGTFGDAIRPGLGLYGMAPVWAAGRELGLQPVLSLKALPLRIFNLAAGEGIGYGLRFRAERATRIATLGMGYGDGWPRAHANNGWVLVRGVRRPVVGAVSMDGITVDLGDLDDVTYADEFVLIGEQMRARIDADEVAAQRRTINYEVTTALRDRLPRVHLPEAAANAG from the coding sequence ATGAGCCTCGCGCCGGCGCGCAGCCCGCACCGCGCCTGGATCGAGGTCGATCACGACGCCCTGGTCGGCAACCTCGTAGCGCTTCGTCGCCTCGCCGGGGATCAGATGAGCGTGATCGCGGTGGTCAAGGCCAATGCCTACGGCCACGGGGCGATCGCGGTATCCCGCACGTTGCTGGACCACGGAGTGGAGCGCCTCGCCGTGGCCACGCTCGGGGAGGCGCTCCAGCTGAGGAATGCCGGCATCGAGGCCCCCATCCTCGTCCTGTGGGCGCTGGGAGCTCCCGAGGCCGAGCGGGCCGTCGCCGCCGACCTTGAGCCGGTCGTCTACGACGAGGCGGGGATCGAGCTGCTCGAACGGGCGGCCGCGGCGCTCGGGCGGCGGTCATCGGTGCAGCTCAAGATCGACTCCGGGCTCGGGCGGCAGGGGAGCGATCCGGGAGTGGCGGTCGAGCTGGCGCTGCGCATCACGCGCAGCCGGCAGCTGCACCTGAGTGGCACCTTCAGCCACCTGGCGGTCCCCGGTGAGGACGAGGCGTATACCGACGTTCAGGTTCTGCGCCTGGCCCAGGCGCTCGACGCCATGCGATCGGCAGGCGTCGATCCGGGAATCGTTCACCTGGCAGCCACCGGGGGCGTGCTGGCCGGATCGGGCACGTTCGGCGACGCGATTCGCCCCGGCCTCGGACTGTACGGCATGGCTCCCGTCTGGGCAGCTGGCCGTGAGCTGGGTCTGCAGCCCGTCCTCTCACTCAAGGCGCTTCCATTGCGGATCTTCAATCTTGCCGCCGGAGAGGGGATCGGCTACGGACTGCGTTTCCGAGCCGAGCGCGCGACACGCATCGCCACCCTCGGGATGGGGTATGGCGACGGGTGGCCGCGCGCCCACGCCAACAACGGCTGGGTGCTGGTGCGCGGCGTTCGTCGCCCGGTCGTCGGCGCCGTGAGCATGGACGGCATCACCGTCGATCTGGGCGATCTTGATGATGTAACCTACGCCGACGAGTTCGTCCTGATCGGCGAGCAGATGCGTGCCCGCATCGACGCCGATGAGGTCGCCGCGCAGCGACGCACCATCAACTACGAAGTGACGACCGCCCTCCGTGACCGCCTCCCGCGCGTGCATCTGCCGGAGGCAGCCGCGAACGCCGGGTGA
- the tsaD gene encoding tRNA (adenosine(37)-N6)-threonylcarbamoyltransferase complex transferase subunit TsaD: MSGPRVLAIETSCDETGVAVVSGGRRIASSQVATQIALHAETGGIVPEVAARQQLRWIVPTVRAAMAEASVDWDDLDAVAVTYGPGLIGSLLVGVNVAKALAVVHDLPLVGINHIEGHIYANWLTDAPAEDPLPAEPPFPLLCLVVSGGHTQLVLMHDHGRYRLLGQTVDDAAGEAFDKVGRLLGLPYPGGPAISAAAEGATAATRFPRARTVGPYDFSFSGLKTAVLREVAGYRVRNAPIPIDGLAAAFEEAVVDALATKTVAAADEHGVAAVAIGGGVAANASLRSVLRDRLDALGLPLLVPPPAWCTDNGAMIGAAAGFRFLAGDRAGPALEAIPNLSLAWADS, translated from the coding sequence ATGAGTGGGCCGCGGGTGCTCGCCATCGAGACGAGCTGCGACGAGACCGGCGTGGCGGTCGTGAGCGGAGGCAGGCGCATCGCCTCGAGCCAGGTCGCGACCCAGATCGCCCTGCACGCCGAGACCGGGGGCATCGTGCCCGAGGTGGCGGCGCGCCAGCAGCTGCGCTGGATCGTGCCCACCGTTCGCGCCGCCATGGCCGAGGCCAGTGTCGACTGGGACGATCTCGACGCGGTGGCAGTGACCTATGGCCCCGGCCTGATCGGCTCGCTGCTGGTCGGGGTCAACGTGGCCAAGGCGCTGGCCGTGGTGCACGACCTGCCGCTGGTCGGGATCAACCATATCGAGGGCCACATTTACGCCAACTGGCTGACCGATGCGCCCGCCGAGGATCCACTCCCCGCCGAGCCGCCGTTCCCGCTGCTCTGCCTCGTGGTCAGCGGGGGGCATACCCAGCTGGTATTGATGCACGATCACGGTCGGTATCGGCTCCTGGGTCAGACCGTCGATGACGCCGCCGGCGAGGCCTTCGACAAGGTCGGGCGGCTGCTCGGCCTGCCGTACCCGGGCGGCCCGGCCATCAGCGCCGCCGCCGAGGGGGCGACGGCGGCGACCCGCTTCCCGCGAGCGCGCACGGTAGGCCCGTACGACTTCAGCTTCTCGGGGCTGAAGACGGCGGTCCTGCGCGAGGTCGCCGGCTACCGGGTTCGCAATGCCCCGATCCCGATCGACGGCCTGGCGGCAGCCTTCGAGGAGGCGGTCGTCGACGCTCTGGCGACCAAGACCGTCGCCGCGGCGGACGAGCACGGCGTGGCCGCGGTGGCGATCGGTGGTGGGGTAGCCGCCAATGCGTCGCTGCGCAGCGTCCTGCGTGACCGGCTCGACGCCCTTGGCCTCCCGCTCCTCGTGCCGCCGCCTGCCTGGTGCACCGACAACGGGGCGATGATCGGGGCCGCCGCCGGCTTCCGCTTCCTCGCCGGCGATCGTGCCGGCCCGGCGCTCGAGGCGATTCCGAACCTCTCGCTGGCGTGGGCCGACTCGTGA
- the tsaE gene encoding tRNA (adenosine(37)-N6)-threonylcarbamoyltransferase complex ATPase subunit type 1 TsaE produces the protein MQGQGSLSTAAAQETRAIGRALGSHAHAGALLALIGPLGAGKTELAKGVAEGLGVTSVVNSPTFVLMNEHVGRLRLFHIDAYRLDDPEEAVAAGLFDDRQAAGVAVVEWADRLADRLPAERLELTLLPEPDGSDQRRISWRAVGAAHLRLADDALTTP, from the coding sequence ATGCAAGGCCAGGGAAGTCTGAGCACGGCTGCGGCGCAGGAGACGAGGGCGATCGGCCGCGCGCTCGGCTCGCATGCGCACGCGGGTGCCCTCCTGGCGCTCATCGGACCGTTGGGAGCCGGCAAGACGGAGCTGGCCAAGGGGGTGGCCGAAGGGTTGGGGGTGACGAGCGTGGTCAACAGCCCGACGTTCGTGCTCATGAATGAGCATGTCGGCCGGCTGCGGCTCTTCCATATCGACGCCTACCGCCTCGACGATCCAGAGGAGGCGGTCGCCGCCGGCCTGTTCGACGATCGACAGGCCGCGGGGGTGGCGGTGGTGGAGTGGGCCGATCGGCTCGCCGATCGCCTGCCCGCCGAGCGACTGGAGCTGACCCTGCTGCCCGAGCCGGACGGGAGCGACCAGCGGCGCATCAGCTGGCGGGCGGTCGGCGCCGCCCACCTGCGGCTCGCCGACGACGCGCTGACGACGCCATGA
- a CDS encoding 4-(cytidine 5'-diphospho)-2-C-methyl-D-erythritol kinase: MTPLSLEAPAKLNLSLRVVGRRPDGFHLLETEMVLLELADRLLLLPGAPGLRVEAAPGDDIPTDHSNLAWRGLVAATGAQPDQVCLALEKRIPSGAGLGGGSSDAAAAWRLGRRASGAPDVAAPADLVSLSRLGADVPFFAAAAAAARVTGIGEVVTPLGGPAPANAILAHPAFRLSTEAVFGELRPADLAADRPHANDLLAPALRLRPELGDLMRHVSDAGGEPLLTGSGSTIFALTDDAERATAIAARLRRTGVRVTLTRLRREPAGILELGEAPQDAGATAPSMG, encoded by the coding sequence TTGACGCCGCTCAGCCTCGAGGCTCCGGCCAAGCTGAACCTGTCCTTGCGGGTGGTGGGACGGCGGCCGGATGGATTCCATCTGCTCGAGACGGAGATGGTGCTGCTTGAGCTCGCCGATCGGCTGCTGCTCCTGCCGGGAGCTCCGGGGCTGCGGGTCGAGGCGGCGCCGGGCGATGACATCCCCACCGATCACAGCAACCTTGCCTGGCGCGGCCTCGTCGCAGCCACCGGCGCGCAACCCGACCAGGTCTGTCTGGCGCTCGAAAAGCGGATCCCTTCCGGCGCCGGGCTCGGCGGGGGCTCGTCGGATGCCGCGGCGGCCTGGCGCCTTGGTCGAAGGGCTTCGGGCGCGCCGGATGTGGCCGCGCCGGCCGATCTGGTCTCGCTCTCGCGCCTCGGCGCCGACGTGCCGTTTTTCGCTGCCGCTGCCGCCGCCGCTCGCGTGACGGGTATCGGCGAGGTGGTGACGCCGCTGGGTGGCCCTGCCCCAGCCAATGCCATCCTCGCCCACCCAGCCTTCCGGCTGTCGACCGAGGCCGTCTTCGGCGAGCTGCGTCCAGCCGACCTGGCCGCGGATCGGCCCCACGCCAATGACCTCCTGGCGCCCGCGCTGCGCCTGCGCCCCGAGCTGGGCGACCTGATGCGGCACGTCTCGGATGCCGGGGGCGAGCCGCTCCTGACCGGTTCCGGATCCACGATCTTCGCGCTGACCGACGACGCCGAGCGCGCGACGGCGATCGCCGCCCGCCTCCGAAGGACCGGCGTGCGGGTCACCCTGACACGCCTCCGGCGGGAGCCGGCAGGGATCCTCGAGCTCGGCGAGGCGCCGCAGGATGCTGGCGCCACGGCGCCGAGCATGGGATGA
- a CDS encoding glutamate mutase L, with protein MTTDAPAREPGRATAELSLLVDIGSAWTKAAVVGRALGRWRIAAHAAQPSAWDEDELIATLAARLAGPADPRVSRRIAALLADAPRIAVHTPARPGRIALAAVSSELSGHAARRAAEAAGWVVVEAVTVDDGRPVVERLSALQSAEVDAWLIAGGFDEEGGEGALEVAGLVAAARGGGRSPVVWAGSAGLTERVGAFFEPGVLRAVANPRPSADRENLLPLRRYLDGLIERLVERGAARQLAPIGFGRAVAELARASRLRVVGVDVGARYATWASADENGMADSRVVALGGLASPSLTAPGGPARIARSLPLALDELAVADALQNLRARPGSIPQTDEELAVVHGAARHLLADLAANGPQPEGVDLLIGSGRTIGSAPLPAQAMQMLLDGIRPIGIVQVAIDPAGALGPLGALRDDEIVEGLGTLRDDLLTPLGAAVVTRGGRTGHLSMRVTVHRVGWRSLGPIEVRPGQLEVVPLPRGQVAELEIELDPGVSLGAPRRTRRLRASVSGGAVGVVLDARDAPLLLPRRSDDRRAVLGAWRDTFQREVRPPSEGAA; from the coding sequence ATGACGACCGATGCCCCTGCGCGTGAGCCCGGCCGCGCCACGGCCGAGTTGTCGCTGCTGGTCGACATCGGCTCCGCCTGGACGAAGGCGGCCGTGGTCGGTCGTGCGCTCGGCCGATGGAGGATCGCGGCGCACGCCGCACAACCCAGCGCCTGGGACGAGGACGAGCTGATTGCCACCCTGGCGGCTCGGCTGGCCGGCCCGGCCGATCCTCGCGTCTCGAGGCGGATCGCGGCCCTCCTCGCGGACGCGCCCCGCATCGCCGTGCACACGCCTGCCCGGCCGGGTCGCATCGCCCTCGCGGCCGTCTCATCGGAGCTGTCCGGCCATGCGGCGCGTCGAGCGGCCGAGGCTGCCGGCTGGGTGGTTGTCGAGGCCGTGACGGTCGATGACGGCCGACCCGTGGTCGAGCGGCTCTCCGCGCTGCAGTCCGCCGAGGTCGACGCCTGGCTCATCGCCGGGGGCTTCGACGAGGAGGGGGGTGAGGGCGCGCTCGAAGTGGCCGGCCTCGTGGCGGCGGCTCGCGGCGGCGGCCGATCGCCCGTCGTGTGGGCGGGCTCGGCGGGCCTCACCGAGCGGGTCGGGGCCTTCTTTGAGCCGGGCGTCCTGAGGGCGGTCGCCAATCCCCGTCCCTCTGCCGACCGCGAGAACCTGCTTCCCCTGCGCCGATATCTCGACGGCCTGATCGAGCGCCTGGTCGAGCGCGGGGCTGCGCGGCAGCTGGCGCCCATCGGATTCGGTCGGGCGGTGGCTGAGCTCGCCCGTGCGTCGCGCCTTCGCGTGGTCGGAGTGGACGTCGGCGCCCGATACGCGACCTGGGCCAGCGCGGACGAGAACGGCATGGCCGACAGCCGGGTCGTCGCGCTCGGTGGGCTTGCATCGCCAAGCCTGACGGCACCGGGCGGTCCCGCGCGTATCGCCCGAAGCCTGCCCCTGGCGCTCGACGAGCTGGCCGTGGCGGATGCCCTCCAGAACCTGCGCGCCCGCCCCGGATCGATCCCCCAGACCGATGAGGAGCTGGCGGTGGTCCACGGCGCCGCCCGGCACCTGCTCGCCGACCTGGCGGCCAATGGTCCGCAGCCCGAGGGGGTTGACCTGCTGATCGGCTCGGGGCGCACGATCGGCAGCGCGCCGCTGCCGGCCCAGGCGATGCAGATGCTGCTCGACGGCATTCGCCCGATCGGCATCGTGCAGGTCGCCATCGATCCTGCCGGCGCGCTGGGGCCGCTCGGCGCACTGCGCGACGACGAGATCGTGGAGGGCCTCGGAACCCTGCGCGACGACCTGCTGACGCCGCTCGGCGCCGCGGTCGTCACCCGTGGCGGGCGCACCGGCCATCTCTCGATGCGCGTCACGGTGCATCGGGTCGGCTGGCGCTCGCTCGGCCCGATCGAGGTGCGTCCCGGACAGCTGGAGGTAGTGCCGCTGCCGCGTGGGCAGGTGGCCGAGCTCGAGATCGAGCTCGATCCCGGGGTGAGTCTCGGCGCACCGCGCCGCACCCGCCGCCTGCGGGCGTCCGTCAGCGGCGGCGCGGTCGGGGTGGTGCTGGATGCGCGCGACGCTCCGCTCCTCCTGCCGCGGCGCAGCGACGATCGGCGGGCGGTGCTCGGCGCATGGCGCGACACCTTCCAGCGCGAGGTTCGGCCGCCGAGCGAGGGGGCGGCATGA
- a CDS encoding Rid family detoxifying hydrolase, whose protein sequence is MTVRDQVQTDAAPAAIGAYSQAIRVGGFVFTAGQVGADPSDGALADGVAAQADRALRNLAAVLATAGSSLDEVVKTTIFLADMGDFQAVNEVYASHLSPPFPARSTIAVKALPKGALVEIEMIAVASDEEPARS, encoded by the coding sequence ATGACGGTCCGCGACCAGGTCCAGACCGATGCCGCGCCCGCCGCGATCGGCGCATACAGCCAGGCGATCCGCGTGGGCGGATTCGTCTTCACCGCGGGGCAGGTCGGGGCCGACCCCTCCGACGGCGCGCTCGCGGATGGCGTCGCAGCCCAGGCCGATCGCGCCCTGCGCAACCTTGCCGCGGTCCTGGCAACGGCCGGATCGAGCCTCGACGAGGTGGTGAAGACCACCATCTTCCTGGCCGACATGGGTGACTTCCAGGCGGTCAACGAGGTGTATGCCAGTCACCTGTCGCCACCCTTCCCGGCACGATCCACGATCGCGGTCAAGGCGCTGCCAAAGGGCGCGCTGGTGGAGATCGAGATGATTGCGGTCGCCTCTGACGAGGAGCCGGCACGATCGTGA
- a CDS encoding DUF6754 domain-containing protein translates to MPNLGELASYLVGLLTDTIGSSSMRLGAAPTVAILVVLLVLLSLVARPGARWIGSDLGGLARVGRMMALAAESGADATISLGSAGVSRAASATDRLQTLAALPLLGHVADAAARAGVPLRVTTNDPVAALLAQATLAGAHRRTATPERASAAAVEYLGEGRSTSAASALATAQPHGVAVVAGGLGEDALLVFDGVLGDAEWSLAATASGSQVAGPLLNGDGSLVGPAFFQAAGEIGAAGQSRTAVRAANRLIWSAVALLLIGSLITWAGGPQVAAFLTGR, encoded by the coding sequence ATGCCCAACCTCGGCGAGCTCGCCTCGTACCTGGTCGGTCTGCTGACCGACACCATCGGCTCATCGTCGATGCGCCTCGGCGCCGCTCCCACGGTCGCCATCCTGGTGGTGCTGCTCGTGCTCCTGTCGCTCGTCGCTCGACCCGGTGCGCGGTGGATCGGCTCGGACCTTGGCGGACTCGCGCGGGTCGGTCGGATGATGGCGCTCGCGGCCGAGTCGGGCGCCGACGCGACGATTTCACTGGGCAGCGCCGGCGTGAGCCGAGCGGCATCCGCGACCGACCGCTTGCAGACGCTCGCCGCGCTGCCGCTGCTCGGCCATGTCGCGGACGCGGCCGCACGCGCCGGCGTCCCGCTTCGGGTGACGACGAACGATCCGGTCGCGGCGCTGCTCGCGCAGGCGACGCTCGCGGGGGCGCACCGGCGAACGGCCACGCCGGAGCGCGCCTCTGCGGCGGCGGTGGAATACCTCGGCGAGGGTCGGTCCACCTCCGCCGCCTCCGCCCTCGCCACGGCTCAGCCACACGGCGTGGCCGTTGTCGCCGGCGGGCTCGGCGAGGATGCACTGCTCGTGTTCGACGGGGTGCTCGGTGACGCCGAATGGAGCCTCGCCGCCACGGCGAGCGGCTCCCAGGTGGCCGGCCCGCTCCTCAATGGCGACGGGAGCCTGGTCGGGCCTGCCTTCTTCCAGGCGGCAGGCGAGATCGGCGCCGCCGGCCAATCGCGGACCGCGGTGCGGGCTGCGAATCGCCTGATCTGGAGCGCCGTCGCGCTCCTGCTGATCGGCTCCCTGATCACGTGGGCCGGCGGGCCACAGGTCGCTGCCTTCCTGACGGGACGCTGA
- the rimI gene encoding ribosomal protein S18-alanine N-acetyltransferase, giving the protein MAVSAPLVVGPMRMADVAAVLEIERLSFSSPWPAFAFEQELTANRLAHYRVARLGDRVVAFGGIWLMVDEAHITTFGVHPDHRRRGIGRRLLLQLAEVAIELGSARMTLEVRISNQPAQRLYGSFGFNVTGRRVAYYSDDGEDALVMTTPDLAGLAMQAVLAAERARASEDDAR; this is encoded by the coding sequence ATGGCCGTGAGCGCGCCGCTGGTGGTTGGGCCGATGCGGATGGCCGATGTCGCAGCGGTCCTCGAGATCGAGCGGCTCAGCTTCAGCTCGCCCTGGCCTGCGTTTGCGTTCGAGCAGGAGCTGACCGCGAATCGCCTGGCCCACTACCGGGTGGCGCGCCTGGGGGACCGCGTGGTCGCCTTTGGGGGCATCTGGCTGATGGTCGATGAGGCGCACATCACCACCTTCGGCGTGCATCCCGATCATCGCCGGCGGGGGATCGGCCGACGGCTCCTACTCCAGCTCGCCGAGGTGGCCATCGAGCTCGGGTCGGCGCGCATGACCCTGGAGGTGCGGATCAGCAACCAGCCCGCGCAGCGGCTGTATGGGTCGTTCGGCTTCAACGTCACCGGGCGCAGGGTCGCCTACTACAGCGATGACGGCGAGGACGCGCTGGTGATGACCACCCCCGATCTGGCCGGCCTGGCAATGCAGGCCGTGCTGGCGGCCGAGCGGGCTCGGGCCTCGGAGGACGACGCCCGATGA
- the glmU gene encoding bifunctional UDP-N-acetylglucosamine diphosphorylase/glucosamine-1-phosphate N-acetyltransferase GlmU, with amino-acid sequence MIGTAAVVLAAGQGTRMRSRLPKVLHPLAGRPMLEHVLASLAEAGIEERVVVVGHDADQVEAALDGRVTTVRQEPQKGTADAVRIGLEQLDPGTRQVVVAMGDAPLVPAALFEELLSVRAAADACIALLASKPADPSGYGRILRDADGSVRAIVEEQDADPAVRELGEVNAGSYCFDAGWLRANISAVPASRSGEQYLTDLVAMAVSSGGHVVVVSSPRAELTMGINDRSGLAAAERIMRSEIAERHMRNGVTIVDPSSTFIDVDVQIGEEARIEPWTVLSGATSIGPEAVIGPQSQVTDSRIGARTVVWSSVVESSVVAEDVQIGPYSHLRPGCEIGPGCRIGNFAELKMTRVGAGSQIHHFSYLGDADLGEAVNVGAGAITANFDGSAKHRTTIGDGAFIGVDTLLRAPVSIGPGARTGAGAVVTRDVPAGETVVGMPARRIGTRRRNPHSGGSSARDDA; translated from the coding sequence GTGATAGGGACTGCGGCGGTCGTCCTGGCCGCCGGACAGGGCACGCGCATGCGCTCCCGGCTACCGAAGGTGCTCCACCCGCTGGCCGGGCGACCGATGCTCGAGCATGTGCTCGCGTCGCTCGCGGAGGCTGGGATCGAGGAGCGGGTGGTCGTCGTCGGGCATGACGCGGACCAGGTCGAGGCGGCACTCGACGGCCGCGTGACGACCGTCCGACAGGAGCCGCAGAAGGGGACCGCCGATGCCGTGCGCATCGGCCTCGAGCAACTGGACCCCGGCACCCGGCAGGTGGTGGTGGCGATGGGAGACGCGCCCCTGGTGCCGGCGGCCCTCTTCGAGGAGCTCCTCTCGGTACGGGCCGCTGCGGACGCCTGCATCGCGCTCCTCGCCTCGAAGCCGGCCGACCCGAGCGGCTACGGCCGCATCCTGCGCGATGCCGACGGCTCGGTTCGGGCGATCGTGGAGGAGCAAGACGCCGACCCCGCGGTCCGGGAGCTGGGCGAGGTCAATGCCGGGAGCTACTGCTTCGACGCAGGATGGCTGCGGGCCAACATCAGCGCGGTGCCTGCCTCGCGCTCGGGGGAGCAGTACCTGACCGACCTGGTGGCCATGGCGGTCTCGAGCGGCGGCCACGTCGTGGTGGTCAGCTCGCCACGAGCGGAGCTCACGATGGGGATCAACGATCGGTCCGGGCTGGCCGCCGCCGAGCGGATCATGCGGAGCGAGATCGCCGAACGACACATGCGCAACGGGGTCACCATCGTCGATCCGTCGAGCACCTTCATCGACGTCGACGTCCAGATTGGCGAGGAAGCACGGATCGAGCCGTGGACCGTCCTGTCAGGCGCCACCTCGATCGGGCCGGAGGCTGTGATCGGTCCGCAATCGCAGGTCACCGACTCCCGGATCGGAGCGCGAACGGTGGTCTGGTCGAGCGTGGTCGAGTCGTCGGTGGTGGCCGAGGACGTGCAGATCGGGCCGTACAGCCACCTGCGGCCGGGGTGCGAGATCGGGCCCGGCTGCCGGATCGGCAACTTCGCCGAGCTCAAGATGACGCGCGTCGGGGCCGGCAGCCAGATCCACCACTTCAGCTACCTGGGCGATGCCGATCTGGGCGAGGCGGTGAATGTGGGCGCCGGGGCGATCACGGCGAACTTCGACGGGAGCGCAAAGCACCGCACCACGATCGGGGATGGGGCGTTCATCGGGGTCGACACCTTGCTGCGCGCGCCGGTGAGCATCGGGCCGGGCGCCCGCACCGGGGCCGGGGCGGTCGTGACCCGCGACGTGCCGGCCGGCGAGACGGTGGTCGGCATGCCGGCGCGGCGCATCGGCACGCGCCGGCGGAATCCGCATTCGGGAGGTTCGTCAGCGCGCGACGATGCCTGA